A genomic window from Astatotilapia calliptera chromosome 12, fAstCal1.2, whole genome shotgun sequence includes:
- the cltcl1 gene encoding clathrin heavy chain 1 isoform X4, giving the protein MAQILPIRFQEHLQLQNLGVNPANIGFSYLTMESDKFICIREKVGEQNQVVIVDMSDPTNPIRRPISADSAIMNPASKVIALKAAKTLQIFNIEMKSKMKAHTMSEEVMFWKWISVNTVALVTDTAVYHWSMEGDSQPTKVFDRHASLAGCQIINYRTDEQQKWLLLIGISAQQNRVVGAMQLYSVDRKVSQPIEGHAAAFGEFKVEGNAKPSTLFCFAVRSQAGGKLHIIEVGQPAAGNQPFAKKAVDVFFPPEAQTDFPVAMQIGSKHGVIYLITKYGYIHLYDLESGVCIYMNRISAETIFVTAPHEATSGIIGVNKKGQVLSVCVEEENIVNYATNVLQNPDLALRIAVRSNLAGAEELFARKFNTLFAQGSYSEAAKVAASAPKGILRTAETIRKFQSVPAQPGQASPLLQYFGILLDQGQLNKFESLELCRPVLQQGRKQLLEKWLKEDKLECSEELGDLVKASDPTLALSVYLRANVPNKVIQCFAETGQFQKIVLYAKKVGYTPDWVFLLRNVMRVNPDQGLQFAQMLVQDEEPLANINQIVDVFMEGSLIQQCTSFLLDALKNNRPAEGHLQTRLLEMNLIHAPQVADAILGNQMFTHYDRAHVAQLCEKAGLLQRALEHYTDLYDIKRAVVHTHLLNPEWLVNFFGSLSVEDSLECLRAMLSANIRQNLQLCVQVASKYHEQLGTQALVELFESFKSYEGLFYFLGSIVNFSQEPDVHFKYIQAACKTGQIKEVERICRESNCYDPDRVKNFLKEAKLTDQLPLIIVCDRFDFVHDLVLYLYRNSLQKYIEIYVQKVNPSRLPVVIGGLLDVDCSEDVIKNLIMVVRGQFSTDELVDEVEKRNRLKLLLPWLESRIHEGCEEPATHNALAKIYIDSNNTPERFLKENPFYDSAVVGRYCEKRDPHLACVAYERGQCDLDLIKVCNENSLFKSEARYLVRRKDPELWATVLEENNPFRRQLIDQVVQTALSETQDPEEVSVTVKAFMTADLPNELIELLEKIVLDNSVFSEHRNLQNLLILTAIKADRTRVMEYINRLDNYDAPDIANIAISNELFEEAFAIFKKFDVNTSAIQVLIEHIGNLDRAYEFAERCNEPAVWSQLARAQLHRDLVKEAIDSYIKAVDPSAYMEVVNAASKNNNWEDLVKFLQMARKKARESYVETELIFALAKTNRLAELEEFVSGPNNAHIQQVGDRCYEEGMYEAAKLLYNNVSNFARLASTLVHLGEYQAAVDSARKANSTRTWKEVCFACVDGEEFRLAQICGLHIVIHADELEDLISYYQDRGYFEELIALLEAALGLERAHMGMFTELAILYSKFKPQKMREHLELFWSRVNIPKVLRAAEQSHLWAELVFLYDKYEEYDNAVITMMTHPTDAWKEGLFKDIIAKVANVELYYKSLSFYLDYKPLLLNDLLTILSPRLDHSRAVIFFSKMNQLKLVKPYLRSVQNHNNKSVNEALNNLLTEEEDYQGLRASIDAYDNFDTIGLAQRLEKHELIEFRRIAAYLYKGNNRWRQSVELCKKDKLYKDAMLYAAESKDAELAETLLQWFLEEGRKECFAACLFASYDLLHPDVVLELAWRHNIMDFAMPYFIQVMREYLTKVDKLEEAESQRKTEEEVTEPQPMVFGQQLMLTASPSPVATQPAYPGYGYPPAAAAGYPAQPAYGFSM; this is encoded by the exons cTGCAGAACCTGGGCGTAAACCCAGCCAACATTGGGTTCAGCTATCTGACGATGGAGTCGGACAAGTTCATCTGCATTCGTGAGAAGGTGGGCGAGCAGAACCAGGTGGTGATTGTGGACATGTCGGATCCCACCAACCCAATCAGGAGACCGATTTCTGCCGACAGTGCCATCATGAACCCCGCCAGCAAAGTCATCGCCCTCAAAG CTGCCAAGACGCTGCAGATCTTCAACATTGAGATGAAGAGTAAGATGAAGGCTCACACCATGTCAGAGGAGGTCATGTTCTGGAAGTGGATCTCTGTAAACACCGTGGCTTTGGTGACAGATACTGCCGTCTATCACTGGAGCATGGAGGGGGATTCCCAACCGACTAAAGTATTCGATCGGCACGCCAGTCTGGCCGGATGTCAGATCATTAACTACAGAACTGACGAACAACAGAAGTGGTTACTGCTGATAGGGATTTCTGCACAG CAAAACCGTGTGGTCGGAGCAATGCAGCTGTACTCCGTTGACAGGAAAGTGTCCCAGCCCATCGAGGGCCACGCTGCTGCCTTCGGGGAGTTCAAAGTGGAGGGAAATGCCAAACCTTCCACTCTCTTCTGTTTTGCTGTGCGCTCACAGGCTGGGGGAAAG TTACACATCATCGAAGTTGGTCAGCCAGCTGCAGGAAACCAGCCATTTGCTAAGAAAGCTGTGGATGTGTTTTTCCCACCAGAGGCCCAGACAGACTTTCCTGTTGCTATGCAG ATTGGTAGTAAGCATGGCGTAATATACTTGATCACAAAGTATGGTTACATTCACCTGTACGACCTGGAGTCTGGAGTGTGTATTTACATGAACCGAATCAGTGCTGAGACCATCTTTGTAACCGCTCCTCACGAAGCCACTTCGGGAATCATTGGTGTCAATAAGAAGGGACAG GTTTTGTCAGTATGTGTGGAAGAGGAGAATATTGTAAACTATGCCACCAACGTGCTGCAGAACCCTGATCTCGCCCTGAGGATAGCTGTCAGGTCAAACCTTGCTGGGGCAGAGGAGCTTTTTGCTAGGAAGTTCAACACTCTGTTTGCCCAGGGAAGTTACTCAGAGGCTGCGAAGGTTGCTGCATCAGCACCCAAG GGTATCCTGCGAACAGCAGAAACCATCCGCAAGTTTCAGAGCGTCCCGGCCCAGCCGGGTCAAGCCTCTCCACTGCTGCAGTACTTTGGTATTCTTCTGGACCAGGGCCAGCTCAACAAGTTTGAGTCTCTGGAGCTGTGCAGGCCTGTCTTGCAACAGGGCCGCAAGCAACTACTGGAGAAATGGCTGAAAGAGGACAAG CTGGAGTGCTCAGAGGAGCTGGGAGACCTGGTGAAGGCCTCTGACCCCACTCTCGCTCTTAGTGTGTACCTCAGAGCAAATGTCCCCAACAAGGTCATTCAGTGCTTTGCAGAGACTGGCCAATTCCAGAAGATAGTGTTGTATGCTAAAAAG GTGGGATATACCCCAGACTGGGTGTTTCTGCTGCGGAATGTGATGCGTGTGAATCCAGACCAGGGTCTGCAGTTTGCTCAGatgctggtccaggatgaggaACCGCTGGCCAACATCAACCAG ATTGTTGATGTGTTTATGGAGGGTAGTCTGATCCAGCAGTGCACCTCTTTCCTATTGGATGCTTTAAAGAACAACCGCCCAGCAGAAGGTCACTTGCAGACACGTCTGCTTGAGATGAACCTAATACACGCCCCCCAG GTAGCAGATGCAATCCTTGGGAACCAGATGTTCACGCACTATGACCGTGCCCATGTTGCTCAGCTGTGTGAGAAGGCAGGACTACTACAGAGAGCTCTTGAACACTACACTGACCTGTACGATATCAAACGAGCCGTGGTTCACACACATCTGCTCAACCCTGAG tggcTGGTGAACTTTTTTGGCTCCTTGTCAGTTGAAGACTCTTTAGAGTGTTTAAGGGCCATGCTGTCGGCTAATATCAGGCAGAACCTGCAGCTGTGTGTCCAGGTAGCATCTAAATATCACGAACAACTGGGAACTCAAGCGTTAGTGGAGCTTTTTGAATCCTTCAAGAGCTATGAAG GCTTGTTTTACTTCCTTGGGTCGATTGTGAATTTCAGCCAAGAGCCCGATGTTCACTTTAAATACATCCAGGCTGCCTGTAAGACCGGCCAGATCAAAGAAGTGGAGAGAATCTGTAGAGAAAGCAACTGTTACGACCCAGACAGGGTTAAAAACTTTCTCAAG GAAGCAAAGCTAACGGACCAGCTTCCTCTTATCATTGTTTGTGATCGCTTTGACTTTGTCCACGACCTAGTTCTCTACCTTTACCGCAACAGTCTGCAGAAATACATTGAAATCTATGTACAGAAG GTCAACCCCAGTCGTTTACCAGTGGTGATTGGAGGTTTATTGGATGTGGATTGTTCTGAGGATGTTATTAAGAACCTGATcatggtggtcagagggcagTTTTCCACTGATGAGCTGGTGGACGAGGTAGAGAAAAGGAACAG GTTGAAACTTCTGTTGCCATGGCTGGAGTCTCGTATCCATGAAGGATGTGAAGAGCCAGCTACCCATAACGCCCTGGCCAAGATCTACATTGacagcaacaacacacccgAGCGCTTCCTGAAGGAGAACCCGTTCTATGACAGCGCCGTGGTTGGACGCTACTGTGAGAAGAGAGACCCCCACCTGGCCTGTGTGGCTTATGAGAGAGGGCAGTGTGATCTAGACCTCATCAAA GTGTGCAATGAGAATTCATTATTTAAGAGTGAGGCTCGATATCTGGTACGGCGGAAAGATCCAGAGCTTTGGGCGACTGTGTTAGAAGAAAACAATCCTTTTAGAAGACAGCTCATCGACCAG GTGGTGCAGACAGCTCTGTCAGAAACCCAAGACCCAGAGGAGGTGTCGGTCACAGTGAAAGCCTTCATGACTGCAGACCTGCCCAATGAGCTGATTGAACTTCTGGAGAAAATCGTACTTGATAATTCAGTCTTCAGTGAACACAG aaaccTACAGAACTTGCTTATTTTGACGGCCATCAAGGCAGATCGCACTCGTGTGATGGAGTACATTAACAGGCTAGACAACTACGATGCTCCGGATATTGCAAACATCGCTATCAGCAACGAGCTCTTTGAAGAGGCGTTTGCTATTTTCAAGAAGTTTGATGTGAACACCTCAGCCATACAG GTACTGATAGAGCACATAGGGAACTTAGACCGTGCCTATGAGTTTGCGGAGCGCTGTAATGAGCCTGCAGTGTGGAGTCAGTTAGCAAGAGCCcagctgcacagagacctggtCAAGGAAGCCATTGATTCATACATAAAAGCCGTTGACCCGTCAGCGTACATGGAGGTGGTCAACGCAGCCAGCAAGAACA ATAACTGGGAGGATTTGGTGAAGTTTCTACAGATGGCTCGGAAGAAAGCCAGAGAGTCTTACGTGGAAACGGAGCTGATCTTTGCTTTAGCTAAAACTAACCGTCTGGCTGAGCTGGAAGAATTTGTCAGCGGGCCCAACAATGCTCACAtacagcag GTGGGCGATAGATGTTATGAGGAGGGTATGTACGAAGCAGCCAAACTTTTGTATAACAATGTGTCCAACTTTGCTCGACTTGCATCCACATTAGTCCACCTGGGAGAGTACCAGGCAGCTGTGGACAGCGCCAGGAAAGCCAACAGCACACGGACATGGAAGGAG GTATGTTTTGCATGCGTGGACGGCGAGGAGTTTCGTCTGGCACAAATCTGCGGCCTTCACATTGTGATCCATGCTGACGAGCTGGAGGACCTTATCAGCTACTACCAGGACCGCGGGTACTTTGAGGAACTCATTGCTCTGCTCGAGGCTGCTTTGGGTCTGGAGCGGGCCCATATGGGTATGTTCACCGAGCTCGCCATCCTGtactcaaagttcaaacctcaGAAGATGAGGGAGCACCTGGAGCTCTTCTGGTCCAGAGTCAACATCCCAAAG GTTCTTCGTGCTGCAGAGCAGTCTCATTTATGGGCAGAGTTGGTTTTCCTTTACGATAAATACGAGGAGTATGACAACGCTGTCATCACTATGATGACTCATCCGACTGACGCATGGAAAGAAGGgctttttaaagatattattGCAAAG GTTGCCAACGTGGAGCTCTACTATAAGTCTCTATCCTTCTATCTGGATTACAAACCCCTCCTACTGAATGATCTGCTGACCATTTTGTCTCCTCGGTTGGACCACAGCCGGGCTGTCATCTTTTTTAGCAAG ATGAACCAGCTGAAGTTGGTCAAGCCTTACTTGAGGTCTGTGCAGAATCACAATAACAAGTCTGTCAATGAAGCTCTTAACAACCTgcttacagaggaggaagactACCAG GGATTGAGAGCCTCCATTGATGCTTATGACAACTTTGACACCATCGGGTTGGCTCAGAGGTTAGAAAAGCATGAACTGATTGAGTTCAGGCGTATTGCTGCTTATTTGTATAAGGGCAACAACCGCTGGAGACAGAGCGTGGAGCTTTGCAAGAAGGACAAGCTATACAag GATGCCATGCTGTATGCAGCGGAGTCTAAGGATGCTGAGCTGGCAGAGACTTTACTCCAGTGGTTCCTAGAGGAGGGCAGGAAGGAGTGCTTTGCTGCCTGCCTGTTTGCCTCCTATGATCTCCTGCACCCTGACGTGGTGCTGGAGCTGGCCTGGAGGCACAACATAATGGACTTTGCCATGCCGTACTTTATCCAGGTCATGAGAGAGTACCTCACGAAG GTGGACAAACTGGAGGAGGCCgaaagccaaagaaaaactgaagagGAAGTGACAGAACCTCAGCCGATGGTGTTCG GTCAGCAGCTGATGTTGACTGCCTCTCCTTCTCCAGTGGCTACCCAGCCAGCGTATCCTGGCTACGGTTACCCTCCCGCTGCTGCCGCAGGCTACCCCGCTCAGCCCGCTTACGGCTTCAGCATGTAG
- the cltcl1 gene encoding clathrin heavy chain 1 isoform X1, with protein MAQILPIRFQEHLQLQNLGVNPANIGFSYLTMESDKFICIREKVGEQNQVVIVDMSDPTNPIRRPISADSAIMNPASKVIALKDAAKTLQIFNIEMKSKMKAHTMSEEVMFWKWISVNTVALVTDTAVYHWSMEGDSQPTKVFDRHASLAGCQIINYRTDEQQKWLLLIGISAQQNRVVGAMQLYSVDRKVSQPIEGHAAAFGEFKVEGNAKPSTLFCFAVRSQAGGKLHIIEVGQPAAGNQPFAKKAVDVFFPPEAQTDFPVAMQIGSKHGVIYLITKYGYIHLYDLESGVCIYMNRISAETIFVTAPHEATSGIIGVNKKGQVLSVCVEEENIVNYATNVLQNPDLALRIAVRSNLAGAEELFARKFNTLFAQGSYSEAAKVAASAPKGILRTAETIRKFQSVPAQPGQASPLLQYFGILLDQGQLNKFESLELCRPVLQQGRKQLLEKWLKEDKLECSEELGDLVKASDPTLALSVYLRANVPNKVIQCFAETGQFQKIVLYAKKVGYTPDWVFLLRNVMRVNPDQGLQFAQMLVQDEEPLANINQIVDVFMEGSLIQQCTSFLLDALKNNRPAEGHLQTRLLEMNLIHAPQVADAILGNQMFTHYDRAHVAQLCEKAGLLQRALEHYTDLYDIKRAVVHTHLLNPEWLVNFFGSLSVEDSLECLRAMLSANIRQNLQLCVQVASKYHEQLGTQALVELFESFKSYEGLFYFLGSIVNFSQEPDVHFKYIQAACKTGQIKEVERICRESNCYDPDRVKNFLKEAKLTDQLPLIIVCDRFDFVHDLVLYLYRNSLQKYIEIYVQKVNPSRLPVVIGGLLDVDCSEDVIKNLIMVVRGQFSTDELVDEVEKRNRLKLLLPWLESRIHEGCEEPATHNALAKIYIDSNNTPERFLKENPFYDSAVVGRYCEKRDPHLACVAYERGQCDLDLIKVCNENSLFKSEARYLVRRKDPELWATVLEENNPFRRQLIDQVVQTALSETQDPEEVSVTVKAFMTADLPNELIELLEKIVLDNSVFSEHRNLQNLLILTAIKADRTRVMEYINRLDNYDAPDIANIAISNELFEEAFAIFKKFDVNTSAIQVLIEHIGNLDRAYEFAERCNEPAVWSQLARAQLHRDLVKEAIDSYIKAVDPSAYMEVVNAASKNNNWEDLVKFLQMARKKARESYVETELIFALAKTNRLAELEEFVSGPNNAHIQQVGDRCYEEGMYEAAKLLYNNVSNFARLASTLVHLGEYQAAVDSARKANSTRTWKEVCFACVDGEEFRLAQICGLHIVIHADELEDLISYYQDRGYFEELIALLEAALGLERAHMGMFTELAILYSKFKPQKMREHLELFWSRVNIPKVLRAAEQSHLWAELVFLYDKYEEYDNAVITMMTHPTDAWKEGLFKDIIAKVANVELYYKSLSFYLDYKPLLLNDLLTILSPRLDHSRAVIFFSKMNQLKLVKPYLRSVQNHNNKSVNEALNNLLTEEEDYQGLRASIDAYDNFDTIGLAQRLEKHELIEFRRIAAYLYKGNNRWRQSVELCKKDKLYKDAMLYAAESKDAELAETLLQWFLEEGRKECFAACLFASYDLLHPDVVLELAWRHNIMDFAMPYFIQVMREYLTKVDEFAAKVTVDKLEEAESQRKTEEEVTEPQPMVFGQQLMLTASPSPVATQPAYPGYGYPPAAAAGYPAQPAYGFSM; from the exons cTGCAGAACCTGGGCGTAAACCCAGCCAACATTGGGTTCAGCTATCTGACGATGGAGTCGGACAAGTTCATCTGCATTCGTGAGAAGGTGGGCGAGCAGAACCAGGTGGTGATTGTGGACATGTCGGATCCCACCAACCCAATCAGGAGACCGATTTCTGCCGACAGTGCCATCATGAACCCCGCCAGCAAAGTCATCGCCCTCAAAG ACG CTGCCAAGACGCTGCAGATCTTCAACATTGAGATGAAGAGTAAGATGAAGGCTCACACCATGTCAGAGGAGGTCATGTTCTGGAAGTGGATCTCTGTAAACACCGTGGCTTTGGTGACAGATACTGCCGTCTATCACTGGAGCATGGAGGGGGATTCCCAACCGACTAAAGTATTCGATCGGCACGCCAGTCTGGCCGGATGTCAGATCATTAACTACAGAACTGACGAACAACAGAAGTGGTTACTGCTGATAGGGATTTCTGCACAG CAAAACCGTGTGGTCGGAGCAATGCAGCTGTACTCCGTTGACAGGAAAGTGTCCCAGCCCATCGAGGGCCACGCTGCTGCCTTCGGGGAGTTCAAAGTGGAGGGAAATGCCAAACCTTCCACTCTCTTCTGTTTTGCTGTGCGCTCACAGGCTGGGGGAAAG TTACACATCATCGAAGTTGGTCAGCCAGCTGCAGGAAACCAGCCATTTGCTAAGAAAGCTGTGGATGTGTTTTTCCCACCAGAGGCCCAGACAGACTTTCCTGTTGCTATGCAG ATTGGTAGTAAGCATGGCGTAATATACTTGATCACAAAGTATGGTTACATTCACCTGTACGACCTGGAGTCTGGAGTGTGTATTTACATGAACCGAATCAGTGCTGAGACCATCTTTGTAACCGCTCCTCACGAAGCCACTTCGGGAATCATTGGTGTCAATAAGAAGGGACAG GTTTTGTCAGTATGTGTGGAAGAGGAGAATATTGTAAACTATGCCACCAACGTGCTGCAGAACCCTGATCTCGCCCTGAGGATAGCTGTCAGGTCAAACCTTGCTGGGGCAGAGGAGCTTTTTGCTAGGAAGTTCAACACTCTGTTTGCCCAGGGAAGTTACTCAGAGGCTGCGAAGGTTGCTGCATCAGCACCCAAG GGTATCCTGCGAACAGCAGAAACCATCCGCAAGTTTCAGAGCGTCCCGGCCCAGCCGGGTCAAGCCTCTCCACTGCTGCAGTACTTTGGTATTCTTCTGGACCAGGGCCAGCTCAACAAGTTTGAGTCTCTGGAGCTGTGCAGGCCTGTCTTGCAACAGGGCCGCAAGCAACTACTGGAGAAATGGCTGAAAGAGGACAAG CTGGAGTGCTCAGAGGAGCTGGGAGACCTGGTGAAGGCCTCTGACCCCACTCTCGCTCTTAGTGTGTACCTCAGAGCAAATGTCCCCAACAAGGTCATTCAGTGCTTTGCAGAGACTGGCCAATTCCAGAAGATAGTGTTGTATGCTAAAAAG GTGGGATATACCCCAGACTGGGTGTTTCTGCTGCGGAATGTGATGCGTGTGAATCCAGACCAGGGTCTGCAGTTTGCTCAGatgctggtccaggatgaggaACCGCTGGCCAACATCAACCAG ATTGTTGATGTGTTTATGGAGGGTAGTCTGATCCAGCAGTGCACCTCTTTCCTATTGGATGCTTTAAAGAACAACCGCCCAGCAGAAGGTCACTTGCAGACACGTCTGCTTGAGATGAACCTAATACACGCCCCCCAG GTAGCAGATGCAATCCTTGGGAACCAGATGTTCACGCACTATGACCGTGCCCATGTTGCTCAGCTGTGTGAGAAGGCAGGACTACTACAGAGAGCTCTTGAACACTACACTGACCTGTACGATATCAAACGAGCCGTGGTTCACACACATCTGCTCAACCCTGAG tggcTGGTGAACTTTTTTGGCTCCTTGTCAGTTGAAGACTCTTTAGAGTGTTTAAGGGCCATGCTGTCGGCTAATATCAGGCAGAACCTGCAGCTGTGTGTCCAGGTAGCATCTAAATATCACGAACAACTGGGAACTCAAGCGTTAGTGGAGCTTTTTGAATCCTTCAAGAGCTATGAAG GCTTGTTTTACTTCCTTGGGTCGATTGTGAATTTCAGCCAAGAGCCCGATGTTCACTTTAAATACATCCAGGCTGCCTGTAAGACCGGCCAGATCAAAGAAGTGGAGAGAATCTGTAGAGAAAGCAACTGTTACGACCCAGACAGGGTTAAAAACTTTCTCAAG GAAGCAAAGCTAACGGACCAGCTTCCTCTTATCATTGTTTGTGATCGCTTTGACTTTGTCCACGACCTAGTTCTCTACCTTTACCGCAACAGTCTGCAGAAATACATTGAAATCTATGTACAGAAG GTCAACCCCAGTCGTTTACCAGTGGTGATTGGAGGTTTATTGGATGTGGATTGTTCTGAGGATGTTATTAAGAACCTGATcatggtggtcagagggcagTTTTCCACTGATGAGCTGGTGGACGAGGTAGAGAAAAGGAACAG GTTGAAACTTCTGTTGCCATGGCTGGAGTCTCGTATCCATGAAGGATGTGAAGAGCCAGCTACCCATAACGCCCTGGCCAAGATCTACATTGacagcaacaacacacccgAGCGCTTCCTGAAGGAGAACCCGTTCTATGACAGCGCCGTGGTTGGACGCTACTGTGAGAAGAGAGACCCCCACCTGGCCTGTGTGGCTTATGAGAGAGGGCAGTGTGATCTAGACCTCATCAAA GTGTGCAATGAGAATTCATTATTTAAGAGTGAGGCTCGATATCTGGTACGGCGGAAAGATCCAGAGCTTTGGGCGACTGTGTTAGAAGAAAACAATCCTTTTAGAAGACAGCTCATCGACCAG GTGGTGCAGACAGCTCTGTCAGAAACCCAAGACCCAGAGGAGGTGTCGGTCACAGTGAAAGCCTTCATGACTGCAGACCTGCCCAATGAGCTGATTGAACTTCTGGAGAAAATCGTACTTGATAATTCAGTCTTCAGTGAACACAG aaaccTACAGAACTTGCTTATTTTGACGGCCATCAAGGCAGATCGCACTCGTGTGATGGAGTACATTAACAGGCTAGACAACTACGATGCTCCGGATATTGCAAACATCGCTATCAGCAACGAGCTCTTTGAAGAGGCGTTTGCTATTTTCAAGAAGTTTGATGTGAACACCTCAGCCATACAG GTACTGATAGAGCACATAGGGAACTTAGACCGTGCCTATGAGTTTGCGGAGCGCTGTAATGAGCCTGCAGTGTGGAGTCAGTTAGCAAGAGCCcagctgcacagagacctggtCAAGGAAGCCATTGATTCATACATAAAAGCCGTTGACCCGTCAGCGTACATGGAGGTGGTCAACGCAGCCAGCAAGAACA ATAACTGGGAGGATTTGGTGAAGTTTCTACAGATGGCTCGGAAGAAAGCCAGAGAGTCTTACGTGGAAACGGAGCTGATCTTTGCTTTAGCTAAAACTAACCGTCTGGCTGAGCTGGAAGAATTTGTCAGCGGGCCCAACAATGCTCACAtacagcag GTGGGCGATAGATGTTATGAGGAGGGTATGTACGAAGCAGCCAAACTTTTGTATAACAATGTGTCCAACTTTGCTCGACTTGCATCCACATTAGTCCACCTGGGAGAGTACCAGGCAGCTGTGGACAGCGCCAGGAAAGCCAACAGCACACGGACATGGAAGGAG GTATGTTTTGCATGCGTGGACGGCGAGGAGTTTCGTCTGGCACAAATCTGCGGCCTTCACATTGTGATCCATGCTGACGAGCTGGAGGACCTTATCAGCTACTACCAGGACCGCGGGTACTTTGAGGAACTCATTGCTCTGCTCGAGGCTGCTTTGGGTCTGGAGCGGGCCCATATGGGTATGTTCACCGAGCTCGCCATCCTGtactcaaagttcaaacctcaGAAGATGAGGGAGCACCTGGAGCTCTTCTGGTCCAGAGTCAACATCCCAAAG GTTCTTCGTGCTGCAGAGCAGTCTCATTTATGGGCAGAGTTGGTTTTCCTTTACGATAAATACGAGGAGTATGACAACGCTGTCATCACTATGATGACTCATCCGACTGACGCATGGAAAGAAGGgctttttaaagatattattGCAAAG GTTGCCAACGTGGAGCTCTACTATAAGTCTCTATCCTTCTATCTGGATTACAAACCCCTCCTACTGAATGATCTGCTGACCATTTTGTCTCCTCGGTTGGACCACAGCCGGGCTGTCATCTTTTTTAGCAAG ATGAACCAGCTGAAGTTGGTCAAGCCTTACTTGAGGTCTGTGCAGAATCACAATAACAAGTCTGTCAATGAAGCTCTTAACAACCTgcttacagaggaggaagactACCAG GGATTGAGAGCCTCCATTGATGCTTATGACAACTTTGACACCATCGGGTTGGCTCAGAGGTTAGAAAAGCATGAACTGATTGAGTTCAGGCGTATTGCTGCTTATTTGTATAAGGGCAACAACCGCTGGAGACAGAGCGTGGAGCTTTGCAAGAAGGACAAGCTATACAag GATGCCATGCTGTATGCAGCGGAGTCTAAGGATGCTGAGCTGGCAGAGACTTTACTCCAGTGGTTCCTAGAGGAGGGCAGGAAGGAGTGCTTTGCTGCCTGCCTGTTTGCCTCCTATGATCTCCTGCACCCTGACGTGGTGCTGGAGCTGGCCTGGAGGCACAACATAATGGACTTTGCCATGCCGTACTTTATCCAGGTCATGAGAGAGTACCTCACGAAG GTTGATGAGTTTGCAGCGAAGGTGACG GTGGACAAACTGGAGGAGGCCgaaagccaaagaaaaactgaagagGAAGTGACAGAACCTCAGCCGATGGTGTTCG GTCAGCAGCTGATGTTGACTGCCTCTCCTTCTCCAGTGGCTACCCAGCCAGCGTATCCTGGCTACGGTTACCCTCCCGCTGCTGCCGCAGGCTACCCCGCTCAGCCCGCTTACGGCTTCAGCATGTAG